The following proteins are encoded in a genomic region of Leptolyngbyaceae cyanobacterium:
- a CDS encoding site-specific DNA-methyltransferase, producing the protein MDNNNFSTPLYRTKYGQTYLGDSTELLKYLDTNSIDLLITSPPFALQRQKSYGNEDQDNYVDWLLGFAPEIKRVLKETGSFVIDLGGAYQKGIPVRSLYNYRVLIKLCDEFDFKLAEEFFWFNPAKLPSPIEWVNKRKWRTKDAVNTIWWLSKINTPKADVSKVKAPYSERMKKLLQNADSYYTPKERPSGHDISNKFAVDNGGAIPSNFIYNFLEIPNTESNSQYLRLCKQVGIKGHPARFPVDLPSFFIKFLTDPGDVVLDIFAGSNTTGYAAEKLERKWIAFEKSREYAAASIFRFLPEECFGDASNIYDRLLKEQSFDLRL; encoded by the coding sequence ATGGATAATAATAACTTTTCTACTCCACTTTACCGCACCAAATACGGTCAAACCTATTTAGGAGATTCTACCGAACTTCTCAAATATCTCGATACTAACTCGATAGATTTACTCATCACATCGCCACCTTTTGCATTGCAACGCCAAAAAAGCTACGGCAATGAAGACCAAGATAATTATGTTGATTGGCTATTAGGATTTGCACCGGAAATTAAACGAGTTTTAAAAGAAACTGGCAGCTTTGTCATTGATTTGGGTGGCGCTTATCAAAAAGGGATACCCGTTCGTTCTTTATATAATTATCGGGTTTTAATTAAATTGTGCGATGAATTTGATTTTAAATTAGCTGAGGAATTTTTTTGGTTTAATCCTGCCAAACTCCCATCACCTATTGAATGGGTAAATAAAAGGAAATGGCGAACGAAAGATGCGGTTAATACTATTTGGTGGCTATCAAAAATCAACACTCCAAAAGCAGATGTATCGAAAGTGAAAGCGCCTTATTCGGAACGAATGAAAAAGTTACTCCAAAATGCTGATTCTTACTATACGCCAAAGGAGCGGCCTTCTGGTCATGATATTAGTAATAAGTTTGCGGTAGATAATGGAGGAGCAATTCCCTCAAATTTTATATATAATTTTCTAGAGATACCAAATACGGAAAGTAACTCTCAATATTTGCGTCTTTGTAAACAGGTTGGTATTAAAGGTCATCCGGCACGTTTTCCAGTGGACTTGCCATCGTTTTTTATTAAGTTTTTGACCGATCCGGGAGATGTTGTATTGGATATTTTTGCGGGTTCTAATACGACTGGATATGCTGCTGAGAAACTGGAGAGAAAATGGATCGCTTTTGAGAAAAGTCGGGAGTATGCTGCTGCGTCTATATTTAGATTTTTACCGGAAGAATGTTTTGGGGACGCAAGTAATATTTACGATCGCCTTTTAAAAGAACAGTCCTTCGATCTTAGATTGTAG
- the rplU gene encoding 50S ribosomal protein L21, with translation MAYAIIETGGKQLRVEPGRFYDIELLHVEAESQVTIDKVLLVSNNGELSIGQPLVQGATVEGTVLRHFRGRKVIVYKMKPKKKTRKKRGHRQETTRLMINSISLNGNAIAKKDESAQTPAAAAEAAAE, from the coding sequence ATGGCTTACGCAATTATTGAAACTGGCGGCAAACAACTGCGCGTTGAACCGGGCCGCTTCTACGATATCGAACTACTGCACGTCGAAGCAGAATCCCAAGTTACGATCGACAAAGTTTTGTTAGTTAGCAACAACGGCGAACTCTCCATCGGTCAGCCCTTAGTACAAGGCGCTACCGTAGAAGGTACGGTGCTGCGGCACTTCCGTGGGCGTAAAGTGATCGTTTACAAAATGAAGCCCAAGAAGAAAACCCGCAAAAAACGCGGACATCGCCAAGAAACCACCCGTCTGATGATTAACTCCATCAGCTTGAATGGTAACGCGATCGCCAAAAAAGACGAATCCGCTCAAACTCCCGCCGCCGCAGCGGAAGCCGCAGCCGAATAA
- a CDS encoding AAA family ATPase, whose amino-acid sequence MRLLRVQVPDFRVLQNVDITFEKDFFPNIFPLGSQNGGGKSTLLQLIFGLLHCSGNPERLDFLRTLLYGVKIYEIRQNFALIDIWDGEKVIRLSFSIQKKVTLKIPPETNDRISATIWDEDANNRAEIEICKYSSNGDDKEDNILFCHLDNINIIKGESFLKNLSQKIFLAAPATQVFLFLSPNSRKLLFREQTKKSDYNSDLQDAKSKLPGLFTYDFIAVDLMAKALRAAIAEDLRQITETGKYGNSYKELIEDLHLILGNKKINLGTDFDSVNFKLDKNGETLELYPEDLSHGELKRLSIYMWLKYYNIEDAIVLMDEIEIAFHPDWQYQIISDLKEWTPSNQYILATHSYELCQALTPAHVKELEPKLLKQKPSN is encoded by the coding sequence ATGCGTTTACTACGAGTTCAAGTTCCTGACTTTCGCGTTTTACAGAATGTTGACATTACCTTTGAAAAAGATTTTTTTCCTAATATTTTCCCCCTTGGTAGCCAAAATGGTGGCGGAAAAAGTACATTATTACAACTGATTTTTGGATTGCTGCATTGTTCTGGTAATCCAGAGCGGTTAGATTTTTTGAGAACTTTGCTTTATGGAGTTAAAATTTATGAGATAAGGCAGAATTTCGCATTAATTGATATTTGGGATGGAGAAAAAGTTATAAGGCTAAGTTTTTCCATTCAAAAGAAAGTCACACTGAAAATACCGCCAGAAACAAATGACAGAATATCTGCAACAATTTGGGATGAAGATGCTAATAATAGGGCAGAAATAGAAATATGCAAATATTCATCTAACGGCGATGATAAGGAAGATAACATTTTATTTTGCCATCTAGATAACATAAATATAATCAAAGGAGAATCTTTTCTCAAAAACCTTTCACAAAAAATATTTCTTGCCGCTCCTGCTACCCAAGTTTTCCTTTTTCTTTCTCCGAATTCAAGAAAATTATTATTCAGAGAGCAAACTAAAAAAAGTGATTACAATTCAGATTTACAAGATGCTAAATCTAAGTTACCAGGGTTATTTACTTATGATTTTATAGCTGTAGATCTTATGGCTAAAGCCTTGCGAGCAGCTATAGCTGAAGATTTGAGACAAATTACAGAAACAGGTAAATATGGAAATAGTTATAAAGAATTAATTGAAGATTTACATCTAATTTTAGGAAACAAAAAAATAAATTTGGGGACAGATTTTGATAGCGTCAATTTTAAATTAGATAAAAATGGTGAAACTTTAGAACTATATCCTGAAGATTTAAGTCATGGCGAATTAAAAAGACTTAGCATTTATATGTGGCTGAAATACTATAATATAGAAGATGCGATCGTCCTCATGGATGAAATAGAAATTGCATTTCATCCAGATTGGCAATATCAAATAATTTCAGACCTGAAAGAATGGACACCAAGTAATCAATATATTCTGGCAACTCATTCTTATGAACTATGTCAAGCACTTACGCCTGCTCATGTTAAGGAACTAGAACCAAAACTTCTCAAACAAAAACCGTCAAATTAA
- a CDS encoding HNH endonuclease: MSSIPKRIRAQVWAEAGHRCEYCRTSSRLIGMPLIIDHIIPKSLGGSDERENLAASCYRCNEFKGGKNDDIDPETSQLVPLFNPRLQMWGEHFAWANNGSHIIGLTPTGRATVVALRLNNDYAVAARIMWISKDWHPPEV; this comes from the coding sequence GTGTCATCTATTCCGAAAAGAATCCGAGCGCAAGTTTGGGCTGAAGCGGGACATCGCTGTGAATACTGCCGCACATCGAGCCGTCTAATTGGTATGCCGTTAATAATAGATCATATTATTCCTAAGTCATTAGGTGGTAGTGATGAACGGGAAAATCTAGCTGCGTCTTGCTACCGTTGTAATGAGTTTAAAGGTGGAAAAAATGATGATATCGATCCAGAAACGAGTCAGTTAGTGCCTCTTTTTAATCCACGCCTACAGATGTGGGGAGAGCATTTTGCTTGGGCAAATAATGGCTCTCATATTATTGGTTTAACTCCAACTGGTCGTGCTACTGTAGTTGCCTTGCGGTTAAATAATGATTATGCTGTGGCAGCCCGAATTATGTGGATTTCTAAAGATTGGCATCCCCCTGAAGTTTAA